The following proteins come from a genomic window of Alosa alosa isolate M-15738 ecotype Scorff River chromosome 2, AALO_Geno_1.1, whole genome shotgun sequence:
- the LOC125311039 gene encoding MAP7 domain-containing protein 2-like gives MTDTTEVRAVPAKTMMSPPAADRRIHNNSQASPVRQPSSQGSPTATKLTETLTPPPERRALVNGHASPVRLLTNGNGHSARLGNRSVTEGYLKTDDRMRMARERREEREKGLAAREEALREKERRARLLYEKQLEERCRKLEEQRRKEEERRAAVEEKRRQQLEEDQERLEALLRRSLERSLQLEHQQRHRQRWGDPENAPPPLLAGSSLPAASGDTGNAPASPHRSPYRGSPRRRPPPPQPTTGDESPALTAPNTPKRERLRMDRRGGSPIRRPESPALARRSASPATPKLTPKHHNYPSSPMRQRPITPVTEPSSPMRQRPTAPFTEPSSPMRQRPIAPLTEPSSPMRQRPIAPVTEPSSPMRQRPLAPVTEPSSPMTQRPIAPVTEPSSPMRQRPLAPVTEPSSPMRQRPTAPVTNGRQRSDSSAAKSSVEKAGMNPTSASQTSNECAEEEKQQREKEAQAQMERKEELQKEEERHKLEEQERQQRKKRIEEIMKRTRKGDSDIKVNDAGSETKEANSTPPITNGIQTKQEITSEVNRSPARASPTPLNGPTGTTEVSECNPKTNNSSPMISGSIKSAVPPPKNKDSPIKDSPVTTQTTPTNNKDRPITSQAPPTNIKDSPITSSAPSPKDRPVTTQAPPTNNKDNPVTTQAPPTNNKDNPVTTQAPSTNNKTSPIPSQTPPTNGKDSPITSQTPPTNSKDSPITSQAPPPKRDISVTLQTPPLTNDTPQDGRKLQLTTSTIQGGQTEAGQATVSATPKVTITSTTASKTRVVAMANKLDSKENGPRLSVLPRQPSVQLDGVEGVPKEEPQSMDVSPVSKDDLVSIPEFSPLQEEAGLTHTNTSCLSSSPTRALLDLLDLTGHVAYPCPVTTVTIAMSSSSTTSTVNNQAGDCNRNLVTSSVTLSCSTSDQKHQNQSRPIPSPIKPITTPLPAVAIRDGGTTALQGRGKVDA, from the exons CCAAAACCATGATGTCGCCTCCTGCAGCTGATCGACGTATCCATAACAACAGCCAAGCCTCACCGGTGCGTCAGCCAAGCAGCCAGGGCAGCCCCACAGCAACCAAACTGA CTGAAACACTGACCCCGCCCCCTGAGAGACGTGCACTAGTCAATGGCCATGCTTCGCCTGTGAGGCTTCTGACCAATGGCAATGGCCATTCTGCTAGGCTGGGTAACAGAAGTG TGACGGAGGGCTACTTGAAGACAGATGACCGCATGAGAATGGccagagagagacgagaggaaCGAGAAAAAGGCCtgg CTGCAAGAGAGGAGGccctgagagagaaggagaggagggcgCGCCTCCTCTATGAGAAGCAGCTAGAGGAGAGGTGCAGGAAGTTGGAGGAGCAGCgcaggaaagaagaggagaggagagccgccgtggaggagaagaggaggcagcagctggaggaggaTCAG GAGCGACTGGAGGCTTTACTGAGGCGATCACTGGAGAGGAGCCTACAGCTGGAACATCAGCAGAGACACCGGCAACGCTGGG GTGACCCTGAGAATGCCCCACCCCCTTTGCTTGCTGGCTCCTCCCTCCCAGCTGCATCTGGTGACACAGGCAACG CTCCTGCCAGCCCTCACCGCTCTCCCTATCGGGGGTCTCCTAGGCgccgccccccaccccctcaaccAACAACAGGTGATGAGAGCCCAGCGCTTACTGCTCCCAACACCCCCAAG cGGGAGCGACTGAGGATGGATCGGAGGGGAGGCTCCCCCATCAGACGCCCCGAGTCTCCTGCTCTGGCCCGACGCTCCGCCTCTCCAGCAACGCCTAA GTTGACTCCTAAACATCACAACTATCCATCATCTCCAATGAGGCAGCGTCCTATAACACCTGTAACTGAGCCATCATCTCCGATGAGGCAGCGTCCCACAGCACCTTTCACTGAGCCATCGTCTCCGATGAGGCAGCGTCCCATAGCACCTCTCACCGAGCCATCATCTCCAATGAGGCAGCGTCCCATAGCACCTGTAACTGAGCCGTCATCTCCAATGAGGCAGCGTCCTCTAGCACCTGTAACTGAGCCGTCATCTCCAATGACGCAGCGTCCCATAGCACCTGTAACTGAGCCGTCATCTCCAATGAGGCAGCGTCCTCTAGCACCTGTAACTGAGCCGTCATCTCCAATGAGGCAGCGTCCCACAGCACCTGTTACCAATGGCAGGCAGAGAAGTGATTCCTCGGCAGCCAAGAGCAGCGTAGAGAAGGCGGGAATGAATCCAACCTCAGCCAGTCAGACATCAAACG AGTGTGCA gaggaggagaaacaacagagagaaaaagaggctcaggcacagatggagagaaag GAGGAATtacagaaagaggaagaaagacacAAATTGGAAGAGCAGGAAAGACAGCAGAGGAAGAAg AGAATTGAGGAGATTATGAAACGTACCCGCAAAGGCGACAGTGACATCAAG GTGAACGATGCTGGGTCAGAGACGAAGGAGGCAAATTCGACTCCACCAATAACTAATGGCATCCAAACAAAGCAGGAAATTACCTCAGAGGTCAACAGAAGCCCGGCCAGAgcctcccccaccccactcaaCGGCCCCACAGGCACAACTGAG GTCAGTGAATGCAATCCAAAGACCAACAACTCCTCCCCAATGATCAGTGGGAGCATTAAATCAGCAGTCCCTCCTCCGAAGAACAAGGACAGCCCCATCAAGGACAGCCCAGTCACAACACAGACCACTCCCACAAATAACAAGGACAGACCCATTACATCACAGGCCCCTCCCACAAATATCAAAGACAGCCCGATCACATCATCAGCCCCTTCCCCAAAGGACAGGCCTGTCACAACACAGGCCCCTCCCACGAATAATAAGGATAACCCTGTCACAACACAGGCCCCTCCCACGAATAATAAGGATAACCCTGTCACAACACAGGCCCCTTCCACAAATAACAAGACCAGTCCCATCCCATCACAGACCCCTCCCACAAATGGCAAGGACAGCCCCATCACATCACAGACCCCTCCCACAAATAGTAAGGACAGCCCCATCACATCACAGGCCCCTCCTCCAAAAAGGGACATCTCTGTCACATTGCAGACCCCGCCCCTAACGAATGACACCCCCCAAGACGGCAGAAAATTGCAGCTCACCACCTCAACTATTCAGGGTGGACAGACTGAGGCTGGCCAG GCTACTGTTTCAGCAACCCCTAAGGTTACAATTACTTCAACAACAGCGAGTAAAACTAGAGTAGTTGCCATGGCAAACAAGTTGGACAGCAAAGAGAATGGGCCAAGGCTCTCTGTGTTGCCACGACAACCCAGTGTCCAGCTGGACGGAGTAGAAGGAGTCCCAAAAGAGGAGCCCCAGTCCAtggatgtgag cCCCGTCTCTAAGGATGACCTCGTCTCCATCCCAGAGTTCTCTCCTCTGCAGGAAGAGGCAGGATTAACCCACACCAACACTTCCTGTCTAAGCTCCTCCCCAACCAGAGCCCTTCTTGATCTTCTGGACCTCACCGGACATGTGGCATATCCATGCCCTGTTACCACAGTAACCATTGCTATGTCTAGCTCCTCTACTACGTCCACGGTAAACAATCAGGCTGGTGACTGTAACCGTAACCTTGTGACGTCCTCAGTGACATTGTCGTGTTCTACCAGTGATCAGAAGCATCAAAATCAATCTCGGCCAATCCCGTCACCAATAAAGCCCATAACAACACCTCTGCCAGCTGTCGCCATAAGGGATGGAGGAACTACAGCATTACAAGGCAGAGGCAAAGTGGATGCTTg a